One segment of Streptomyces sp. TG1A-8 DNA contains the following:
- a CDS encoding MFS transporter: MTKREGLSPLKEPNATPESPAGTQPVAAGLSGIALVVVLTGYALSIVDASIVNVALTSISDDLHGGPAALELVVSGYGLTYALGLVLGGRLGDAFGRRRLYAWGLAAFTVTSALCGLAPTIEFLVAARLLQGAAAAMLVPQVLATIQAATKGQARARAIGMYGATAALGMVVGQILGGLLVSLDVAGIGWRSVFAINVPIGVAALLAVRRVPATKADAKPGFDLVGTVLFGVTMVCVLALVVAGPDLGWPLWLWSLLVVAAVGVLALVRAERGLEARGGSPLLSPSVLSHPGMRRGLAAMVPFSAGFGAFLFVYALIAQGHFGLDGLASGGVLTPFAAAFFVVTLFTPRIAAAMGGRIVTLGALIQGTGLLLLALVIRLGWPHPSLALVLVGIGLFGVGAALIGPTLFRTILADVPPAQAGMGSGVLVTSQQMATALGATVGGTLYVSLAGWLSTASAVVLVLALLACFSVTVFVISLKLPDPS, translated from the coding sequence ATGACGAAACGCGAGGGCCTCTCCCCTCTGAAGGAGCCCAACGCGACACCGGAGTCCCCGGCCGGCACACAACCGGTCGCCGCGGGGCTCAGTGGCATCGCCCTCGTGGTGGTGCTCACCGGATACGCCCTGTCCATCGTGGACGCCTCCATTGTCAACGTGGCGCTGACCTCGATCAGCGACGACCTGCACGGAGGCCCCGCCGCACTGGAGCTGGTGGTGTCCGGCTACGGCCTCACCTACGCCCTCGGCCTGGTGCTGGGCGGACGGCTGGGCGACGCCTTCGGCAGACGGCGCCTGTACGCCTGGGGACTCGCGGCGTTCACCGTGACCTCGGCGCTGTGCGGACTCGCCCCGACCATCGAGTTCCTCGTCGCGGCCCGGCTGCTGCAGGGCGCCGCCGCCGCCATGCTCGTACCGCAGGTGCTGGCGACGATCCAGGCGGCCACCAAGGGCCAGGCGCGCGCCCGTGCGATCGGCATGTACGGCGCGACCGCGGCCCTCGGCATGGTCGTCGGGCAGATCCTGGGCGGACTGCTGGTCTCGCTGGACGTCGCCGGGATCGGCTGGCGGTCCGTCTTCGCGATCAACGTGCCGATCGGAGTGGCCGCGCTGCTGGCCGTCCGGCGCGTCCCCGCGACCAAGGCCGACGCGAAGCCGGGCTTCGACCTGGTGGGCACCGTGCTGTTCGGCGTCACCATGGTCTGTGTCCTGGCCCTGGTCGTGGCGGGCCCCGACCTGGGCTGGCCGCTGTGGCTGTGGTCGCTGCTCGTGGTCGCCGCGGTGGGGGTGCTGGCGCTGGTGCGGGCCGAACGCGGGCTGGAGGCACGGGGCGGCTCACCGCTGCTGTCGCCGTCGGTGCTGTCCCATCCGGGGATGCGCAGAGGGCTGGCGGCGATGGTGCCGTTCTCGGCCGGCTTCGGCGCCTTCCTGTTCGTCTACGCGCTGATCGCACAGGGGCACTTCGGCCTCGACGGGCTCGCCTCCGGCGGGGTGCTGACGCCGTTCGCCGCGGCGTTCTTCGTGGTGACGCTGTTCACCCCCAGGATCGCTGCGGCCATGGGCGGCCGGATCGTCACCCTGGGCGCCCTGATCCAGGGCACGGGCCTGCTGCTGCTGGCGCTGGTGATCCGGCTGGGCTGGCCGCACCCCTCCCTGGCGCTCGTGCTCGTCGGGATCGGCCTCTTCGGCGTGGGCGCGGCGCTGATCGGTCCGACGCTGTTCCGGACGATCCTCGCCGATGTACCCCCCGCGCAGGCCGGCATGGGCAGTGGTGTGCTGGTGACCAGCCAGCAGATGGCGACCGCGCTGGGCGCGACCGTCGGTGGAACCCTCTACGTCTCCCTGGCCGGCTGGCTGTCGACGGCGTCGGCGGTCGTGCTCGTTCTCGCCCTGTTGGCGTGTTTCTCGGTGACCGTTTTCGTGATCAGTCTGAAGCTTCCCGACCCCAGCTGA
- the ptlF gene encoding 1-deoxy-11-beta-hydroxypentalenate dehydrogenase has product MHLQTRTAVVTGAASGIGLALSARFARAGAGVVMADVEGDALHRRAAELIEQGAQVTAVTADLTDPDAVERLADTAFDLLGDIDAVCNNAGVLGPVGQPLWEVPLERMRQVFEVNHWAHVLVARAFVPRLLERGRPAHLIHTASMSAFVVGAGSAAYAASKHADLAVARSLRADLRGTGIRVSVLCPGRVDTPMVQGLTAPRGAGGDTSVSAEDVAGLVWEALGSDRFYLFSNPDAPLRLRDQFDDVWRHVSLPPPSPEEELWPAPKATTVAMKH; this is encoded by the coding sequence GTGCACTTACAGACAAGGACGGCCGTGGTGACCGGCGCGGCCAGCGGCATCGGCCTCGCCCTCAGCGCCCGCTTCGCACGGGCCGGCGCCGGCGTGGTCATGGCGGACGTCGAAGGCGACGCACTGCACCGCCGGGCCGCCGAACTCATCGAACAGGGCGCTCAGGTCACCGCGGTGACCGCCGACCTGACCGATCCGGACGCCGTCGAGCGGCTCGCGGACACGGCGTTCGACCTGCTCGGCGACATCGACGCGGTGTGCAACAACGCCGGGGTCCTCGGCCCCGTGGGGCAGCCCCTGTGGGAGGTGCCGCTGGAGCGGATGCGGCAGGTCTTCGAGGTGAACCACTGGGCGCACGTCCTGGTGGCCCGCGCCTTCGTCCCCCGGCTGCTGGAACGCGGCCGGCCCGCCCACCTGATCCACACCGCCTCGATGTCCGCCTTCGTCGTCGGCGCCGGCAGCGCCGCCTACGCCGCCTCCAAGCACGCCGACCTCGCGGTCGCCCGCAGCCTGCGCGCCGATCTGCGGGGCACCGGGATCCGGGTGTCGGTGCTGTGTCCCGGCCGGGTCGACACCCCCATGGTCCAAGGCCTGACGGCCCCGCGCGGCGCGGGCGGCGACACCTCGGTGAGCGCCGAGGACGTCGCCGGACTCGTGTGGGAGGCCCTCGGCTCCGACCGCTTCTACCTCTTCAGCAATCCCGACGCCCCGCTGCGGCTACGCGATCAGTTCGACGACGTATGGCGTCATGTTTCCCTTCCACCCCCTTCCCCCGAGGAGGAGCTGTGGCCCGCGCCGAAAGCGACGACCGTAGCGATGAAACACTGA
- the ptlE gene encoding neopentalenolactone/pentalenolactone D synthase — MARAESDDRSDETLTIDLEAVREKYRQERDKRSVGRTYQFARGDFSRYARDPYTERREREPLTDEVDVAVIGAGIGGLLTGAHLRKETGLERIRLIDEAGDVGGTWYWNRFPGVRCDVESYIYMPLLEEIGTIPTEKYSTGPEIFAHLQRIAHKYDLYRDALFQTTVTELRWDEAAGRWLVSTDRGDLIRARYVAMSIGLMHRPKLPGLPGLETFAGHSFHTSRWDFDYTGGDSTGGLTKLRDKKVGVIGTGSTTIQLAPHLAEWAEQLVVFQRTPAAVDVRGNRPTPPDWADSLEPGWQQRRMENFHALTSGVPQDEDLVQDRWTQTTAKLAAAILPTGDTGGDPKERALAAERADFLKMEELRARIDSVVTDPATAAALKPYYRVYCKRPCFHDGYLQTFNRPNVTLVDTQGRGVERLTPAGVVANGREYPVDCLIFATGYEHEFAVPYTDRAGYDIVGRDGVKLSEKWADGARTLHGLQVNGFPNCFILSKVQAGRHVNIAYMLGEQTRHLAHIVKCVEERGHRVVEASEAGEKEWVEEILRLATNDIDFLENCTPGLYNNEGDPSGLPLLNSSYGGGSVEFVNILRRWREAGDLAGLELR; from the coding sequence GTGGCCCGCGCCGAAAGCGACGACCGTAGCGATGAAACACTGACCATCGACCTGGAGGCGGTCAGGGAGAAATACCGGCAAGAACGCGACAAACGCAGCGTCGGCCGCACCTACCAGTTCGCGCGCGGTGACTTCAGCCGCTACGCGCGGGACCCCTACACCGAGCGGCGGGAGCGCGAGCCGCTCACCGACGAGGTGGACGTCGCCGTCATCGGCGCCGGCATCGGCGGCCTGCTGACCGGCGCCCACCTGCGCAAGGAGACCGGCCTGGAGCGCATCCGGCTGATCGACGAAGCCGGTGACGTCGGCGGCACCTGGTACTGGAACCGCTTCCCCGGCGTCCGCTGCGACGTCGAGAGCTACATCTACATGCCGCTGCTCGAAGAGATCGGCACGATACCCACCGAGAAGTACTCCACCGGGCCCGAGATCTTCGCCCACCTCCAACGGATCGCCCACAAGTACGACCTCTACCGCGACGCCCTCTTCCAGACCACCGTCACCGAGCTGCGCTGGGACGAGGCCGCCGGGAGGTGGCTGGTGAGCACCGACCGCGGGGATCTGATCCGGGCCCGGTACGTGGCCATGTCGATCGGTCTGATGCACCGTCCCAAACTCCCCGGGCTGCCGGGCCTGGAGACGTTCGCCGGGCACTCCTTCCACACCAGCCGCTGGGACTTCGACTACACCGGCGGTGACAGCACCGGCGGCCTGACCAAGCTGAGGGACAAGAAGGTCGGCGTCATCGGCACCGGCTCGACGACCATCCAGCTCGCCCCGCACCTCGCCGAGTGGGCCGAACAACTCGTCGTCTTCCAGCGCACCCCGGCCGCGGTCGACGTCCGCGGCAACCGGCCCACCCCGCCCGACTGGGCGGACAGCCTCGAACCGGGCTGGCAGCAGCGCCGGATGGAGAACTTCCACGCGCTGACCTCCGGCGTCCCGCAGGACGAGGACCTGGTCCAGGACCGCTGGACGCAGACCACGGCCAAGCTGGCCGCCGCGATCCTGCCCACCGGCGACACCGGGGGCGACCCGAAGGAGCGGGCGCTCGCGGCCGAGCGGGCGGACTTCCTCAAGATGGAGGAGCTGCGCGCCCGCATCGACAGCGTCGTCACCGACCCCGCGACCGCCGCCGCCCTCAAGCCGTACTACCGCGTGTACTGCAAGCGGCCCTGCTTCCACGACGGCTACCTCCAGACCTTCAACCGGCCCAACGTGACCCTGGTCGACACCCAGGGGCGGGGCGTGGAACGGCTCACCCCGGCCGGGGTGGTCGCGAACGGCCGGGAGTACCCGGTCGACTGCCTGATCTTCGCCACCGGCTACGAGCACGAGTTCGCCGTCCCGTACACCGACCGCGCCGGCTACGACATCGTCGGCCGCGACGGCGTGAAGCTGTCGGAGAAGTGGGCGGACGGGGCACGCACCCTGCACGGACTCCAGGTGAACGGCTTCCCCAACTGCTTCATCCTGTCCAAGGTCCAGGCCGGCCGCCACGTCAACATCGCCTACATGCTGGGCGAGCAGACCCGGCACCTCGCGCACATCGTCAAGTGCGTCGAGGAGCGCGGCCACCGGGTCGTGGAGGCCTCCGAGGCCGGTGAGAAGGAATGGGTCGAGGAGATCCTCCGGCTCGCCACCAACGACATCGACTTCCTCGAGAACTGCACGCCCGGCCTCTACAACAACGAGGGCGACCCGAGCGGACTGCCCCTGCTCAACTCCAGCTACGGCGGCGGCTCGGTGGAATTCGTGAACATCCTCAGGCGCTGGCGCGAGGCGGGTGACCTCGCCGGCCTCGAACTGCGCTGA
- the ptlD gene encoding neopentalenolactone/pentalenolactone F synthase, producing the protein MDVTPIPGAALGAVVHGARVAGDMDQTQFEEIWAALDAHLVLVFRGHETPSYEEFLAFGRRFGYIPKTGLTSGAHPDHNEILIVSNLVEDGRKIGVGDAEWMGWHTDYSFRPRVSQVGFLEAVEVPSSGGGETLFTDMYALYESLSPEERRRLHSYRVRHALRTGYEETIEEELQGEVSLGENTERIQPEDGTSTIHPLIARNPRTGRQSVYISTLNTKRIVDLAPDDSRKLLDELLSHAGKPQYTYAHTWQPGDIVMWDQLGTIHAKQAFDPAERRIMRQVVSIFDDPTDPWRAEVAA; encoded by the coding sequence ATGGACGTAACGCCGATACCCGGCGCCGCTCTCGGCGCCGTCGTGCACGGCGCCCGTGTCGCCGGCGACATGGACCAGACCCAGTTCGAGGAGATCTGGGCGGCGCTCGACGCACACCTCGTACTCGTCTTTCGCGGCCACGAGACCCCCTCCTACGAGGAGTTCCTGGCCTTCGGCCGCCGCTTCGGGTACATCCCGAAGACCGGTCTGACCAGCGGTGCCCACCCCGACCACAACGAGATCCTGATCGTCTCCAACCTGGTGGAGGACGGCCGCAAGATCGGCGTCGGCGACGCCGAGTGGATGGGCTGGCACACCGACTACTCCTTCCGCCCCCGCGTCTCCCAGGTCGGCTTCCTGGAGGCCGTGGAAGTGCCGTCGTCCGGCGGCGGGGAGACCCTCTTCACCGACATGTACGCCCTGTACGAGTCGCTGTCGCCCGAAGAGCGCCGGCGCCTGCACTCCTACCGGGTCCGCCACGCCCTGCGCACCGGGTACGAGGAGACCATCGAGGAGGAACTCCAGGGCGAGGTGTCCCTCGGCGAGAACACCGAACGGATCCAGCCCGAGGACGGCACCTCCACCATCCACCCGCTGATCGCCCGCAATCCGCGCACCGGCCGCCAGTCGGTCTACATCAGCACCCTGAACACCAAGCGGATCGTGGACCTCGCCCCCGACGACAGCCGCAAGCTGCTCGACGAACTGCTGTCGCACGCGGGCAAGCCCCAGTACACCTACGCCCACACCTGGCAACCCGGGGACATCGTCATGTGGGACCAGCTCGGCACCATCCACGCCAAGCAGGCCTTCGACCCGGCCGAACGGCGCATCATGCGCCAGGTCGTCAGCATCTTCGACGACCCGACCGACCCCTGGCGCGCGGAGGTCGCCGCATGA
- a CDS encoding polyprenyl synthetase family protein, producing MSTAPACLSHSRTTITPALRAAVDRLDHRSRHQAAYHFGWITAGGAPTRADAGKAVRPALALLSAEAVGAPPEVALPGAVAVELVHNFSLVHDDLMDGDEERRHRRTVWKLWGPSSAILTGDAMLALAQEVLLDTGLPTAAPAARLLARTTRHLIRGQVQDLSFEQRSHVTVEECVDMAAGKTGALLSASAAIGAVLAGAPETTVDALALYGDQVGVAFQLVDDVLGIWGDPAVTGKSVHSDLRSRKKSLPVSHVLNQDGPLSDELAAWLTTPGEPDEEELRRVAGLIEGAGGRDWALAEAARRMALAEDALRSVELDAGAREELLALGRFVVDREA from the coding sequence ATGAGCACCGCTCCCGCCTGCCTCAGCCACAGCCGGACCACGATCACCCCGGCGCTGCGGGCCGCCGTCGACCGGCTCGACCACCGCTCACGTCACCAGGCGGCCTACCACTTCGGCTGGATCACCGCCGGTGGTGCGCCCACCAGAGCCGACGCCGGCAAGGCCGTACGGCCGGCGCTCGCGCTGCTGTCGGCCGAGGCGGTCGGCGCACCCCCGGAGGTCGCCCTTCCCGGCGCCGTCGCCGTGGAGCTCGTGCACAACTTCTCCCTGGTGCACGACGACCTGATGGACGGCGACGAGGAGCGCCGCCACCGGCGCACGGTGTGGAAGCTGTGGGGCCCCTCCAGCGCCATCCTGACCGGTGACGCGATGCTGGCGCTCGCCCAGGAGGTGCTGCTGGACACCGGGCTGCCGACGGCGGCACCCGCCGCCCGCCTGCTGGCGCGCACCACCCGGCACCTGATCCGCGGCCAGGTCCAGGACCTGTCCTTCGAACAGCGCTCGCACGTCACGGTCGAGGAGTGCGTCGACATGGCCGCCGGCAAGACCGGCGCGCTGCTGTCGGCGAGCGCCGCGATCGGCGCCGTCCTCGCCGGGGCACCGGAGACGACGGTGGACGCGCTGGCGCTCTACGGCGACCAGGTCGGCGTCGCCTTCCAGCTCGTCGACGACGTTCTCGGCATCTGGGGCGACCCGGCCGTCACCGGCAAGTCGGTCCACTCCGATCTGCGCTCCCGCAAGAAGTCCCTGCCGGTGAGCCACGTACTGAACCAGGACGGTCCGCTCAGCGACGAGCTGGCCGCCTGGCTCACCACCCCCGGCGAACCCGACGAGGAGGAACTGCGGCGCGTGGCCGGCCTGATCGAGGGCGCCGGCGGCCGGGACTGGGCGCTGGCCGAGGCCGCCCGGCGGATGGCGCTGGCCGAGGACGCGCTGCGCAGCGTCGAGCTGGACGCCGGCGCGCGGGAGGAACTCCTCGCGCTCGGGCGGTTCGTCGTCGACCGCGAGGCCTGA
- the ptlA gene encoding pentalenene synthase, translating to MPQDVDFHIPLPGRQSPDYARADAEQLAWPRSLGLIKSEAAAARHLRGGYADLASRFYPHATGADLDLGVDLMSWFFLFDDLFDGPRGENPQETKQLTDAVAAALDGPLPDTAPPIAHGFADIWRRTCEGMTPAWCARSARHWRSYFDGYVDEAESRFWDTPYNSAAQYLAVRRQTIGVQPTVDLAERAGRFEVPHRVFDSAVLSAMLQIAVDVNLLLNDIASLEKEEARGEQNNMVMILRREHGWSKDRSVAHIQNEVRARLEQYLLLESCLPQVGDIYRLDEAEREALERYRNDAVRTVIRGSYDWHRSSGRYDAEFALAAGAQGYLEELGSTTHKHHAPSPGRRGGTALSTDQ from the coding sequence ATGCCCCAGGACGTCGACTTCCACATACCCCTGCCGGGCCGGCAGAGCCCGGACTACGCGCGGGCCGACGCCGAGCAGCTCGCCTGGCCGCGGTCGCTCGGGCTGATCAAGTCCGAGGCTGCGGCGGCGCGTCACCTGCGCGGCGGCTACGCCGACCTGGCTTCCCGCTTCTACCCGCACGCCACCGGCGCGGACCTGGACCTGGGCGTCGACCTGATGTCGTGGTTCTTCCTCTTCGACGACCTCTTCGACGGGCCGCGCGGCGAGAACCCGCAGGAGACCAAACAGCTCACCGACGCGGTCGCGGCGGCGCTGGACGGTCCCCTCCCCGACACCGCGCCCCCCATCGCCCACGGCTTCGCCGACATCTGGCGCCGCACCTGCGAGGGCATGACACCCGCCTGGTGCGCGCGCAGCGCCCGGCACTGGCGCAGCTACTTCGACGGCTACGTCGACGAGGCGGAGAGCCGCTTCTGGGACACGCCGTACAACTCCGCGGCCCAGTACCTGGCCGTGCGCCGGCAGACCATCGGGGTGCAGCCGACGGTCGACCTCGCCGAGCGCGCGGGCCGCTTCGAGGTGCCGCACCGGGTCTTCGACAGTGCCGTGCTCTCCGCGATGCTCCAGATCGCCGTCGACGTCAACCTGCTGCTCAACGACATCGCCTCGCTGGAGAAGGAGGAGGCCCGCGGCGAGCAGAACAACATGGTCATGATCCTGCGCCGGGAGCACGGCTGGTCCAAGGACCGCAGCGTCGCCCACATCCAGAACGAGGTGCGCGCCCGCCTTGAGCAGTACCTCCTGCTGGAGTCCTGCCTGCCGCAGGTCGGCGACATCTACCGGCTCGACGAGGCCGAGCGCGAGGCCCTGGAGCGCTACCGCAACGACGCCGTGCGCACCGTGATCCGCGGTTCCTACGACTGGCACCGCTCCTCGGGCCGCTACGACGCCGAGTTCGCGCTCGCCGCCGGTGCCCAGGGCTACCTCGAGGAGCTCGGCAGCACCACGCACAAGCACCACGCACCCTCGCCCGGCCGTCGCGGCGGCACCGCCCTGTCAACGGATCAGTGA
- the ptlI gene encoding pentalenene oxygenase, which translates to MTEQTTFSAGAAPGALPVVGHALQMMRHPVNFMTSLSAHGDLVEIKIGPTTAYVPTHPELLRHVLTNDRIFDKGGVFYDRARDIAGNGLVTCPFADHRRQRRLMQSAFTRGQLKRYAEAMHAEIEDTTSRWQDGMVVDAFPEMYGMALRTVGRTLYSTPVSPEMAAQVERSFDVVLNGLFRQMFLPASIRRLPLPSQRRYRSNLDFLHETTQRLIDDYRSSDTERDDLLAALLASRDDDGGRLGDKEIHDQVITVMAAGTETVAGTLTWVFYLLSQHPEIEAALYDEIDTVLDGRAPQWDDLPNLSLVDRIISETLRLHPPAWLFTRLTASPTELAGRRLPAGSTVVFSPAAVAQYEDAFDNPKKFDPDRWLPDRIAPAARHAYVPFGTGARKCIGDLYARTEATLGLATILGRWRVTCEPGMDIRPVPLATVYHPRRLRLRLDARTPRRTASAVPAPAGGDAA; encoded by the coding sequence ATGACTGAGCAGACCACCTTCTCGGCGGGAGCGGCGCCCGGGGCGCTCCCTGTCGTGGGACACGCCCTCCAGATGATGCGTCACCCGGTGAACTTCATGACGTCGCTGTCGGCCCACGGCGACCTGGTCGAAATCAAGATCGGCCCCACCACGGCCTACGTCCCGACCCACCCCGAACTGCTGCGGCACGTCCTGACCAACGACCGCATCTTCGACAAGGGCGGCGTCTTCTACGACCGAGCCCGTGACATCGCCGGCAACGGCCTGGTCACCTGCCCGTTCGCCGACCACCGCCGCCAGCGCCGGCTGATGCAGTCGGCGTTCACCCGCGGCCAGCTCAAGCGTTACGCCGAGGCCATGCACGCCGAGATCGAGGACACGACGTCGCGCTGGCAGGACGGCATGGTCGTCGACGCCTTCCCGGAGATGTACGGCATGGCCCTGCGCACGGTCGGCCGCACCCTGTACTCCACCCCCGTCAGCCCCGAGATGGCGGCGCAGGTGGAACGTTCCTTCGACGTCGTGCTCAACGGCCTGTTCCGGCAGATGTTCCTGCCGGCCTCGATCCGCCGGCTGCCCCTACCGTCCCAGCGCCGCTACCGGAGCAACCTGGACTTCCTGCACGAGACCACCCAGCGGCTCATCGACGACTACCGCAGCTCCGACACCGAGCGCGACGACCTGCTCGCCGCCCTGCTCGCCTCCCGCGACGACGACGGCGGCCGGCTCGGCGACAAGGAGATCCACGACCAGGTCATCACCGTCATGGCGGCCGGCACCGAGACCGTCGCCGGTACCCTCACCTGGGTCTTCTACCTCCTCTCCCAGCACCCGGAGATCGAGGCCGCGCTCTACGACGAGATCGACACCGTCCTCGACGGCCGCGCACCTCAGTGGGACGACCTGCCGAACCTCTCCCTGGTCGACCGGATCATCTCCGAGACGCTGCGCCTGCACCCGCCGGCCTGGCTGTTCACCCGCCTCACCGCCTCCCCGACCGAACTCGCGGGCCGCCGGCTGCCCGCCGGCTCCACCGTCGTCTTCAGCCCCGCCGCGGTCGCCCAGTACGAGGACGCCTTCGACAACCCCAAGAAGTTCGACCCCGACCGCTGGCTCCCCGACCGCATCGCGCCGGCCGCCCGCCACGCCTACGTGCCGTTCGGCACCGGTGCCCGCAAGTGCATCGGCGACCTCTACGCACGCACCGAGGCCACCTTGGGGCTCGCCACCATCCTCGGCCGCTGGCGGGTCACCTGCGAGCCCGGCATGGACATCCGCCCGGTCCCGCTGGCCACCGTCTACCACCCGCGCCGGCTGCGGCTGAGGCTGGACGCGCGCACCCCGCGCCGGACGGCCTCCGCCGTCCCCGCACCGGCCGGGGGTGACGCGGCGTGA
- the ispH gene encoding 4-hydroxy-3-methylbut-2-enyl diphosphate reductase codes for MSAGNVVLAQPRGFCAGVRRAIGIVERALDLHGAPVYVRKEIVHNHYIVSELQKRGAVFVDSEEEVPQGAVCVFSAHGVSPGVRSAAAGRQLEVIDATCPLVSKVHQEAVRFARDGRTILLVGHEGHEEVEGVLGEAPDRIVVIETEDDVRRLGLPDDTPVAVLTQTTLSFDETERVVEALRARFTDLITPGDDICYASQNRQNAVKDLARDNDLVLIVGSHNSSNSLRMVEVARDHGAAAHLVPDEQHLDAAWLEDVSSVGISAGASAPEILVDGLVARLAELGFDRVELQRGIAEDVVFSMPGRLADPVTGRVPQTPLAGEVSPAPGGAR; via the coding sequence GTGAGCGCGGGGAACGTCGTCCTGGCCCAGCCGCGCGGCTTCTGCGCGGGCGTACGGCGCGCCATCGGCATCGTCGAGCGGGCGCTGGACCTGCACGGGGCACCGGTGTACGTGCGCAAGGAGATCGTGCACAACCACTACATCGTCTCGGAGCTGCAAAAGCGCGGCGCGGTCTTCGTCGACAGCGAGGAGGAGGTCCCGCAGGGCGCGGTCTGCGTCTTCTCCGCGCACGGCGTCTCCCCCGGAGTGCGCTCCGCCGCCGCCGGCCGGCAGCTCGAAGTCATCGACGCCACCTGCCCGCTGGTCTCCAAGGTCCACCAGGAAGCGGTGCGCTTCGCCCGCGACGGGCGCACCATCCTCCTCGTCGGGCACGAGGGCCACGAGGAGGTCGAGGGCGTCCTCGGCGAGGCCCCCGACCGGATCGTCGTCATCGAGACCGAGGACGACGTACGACGCCTCGGCCTGCCCGACGACACCCCGGTCGCCGTCCTCACCCAGACCACCCTCTCGTTCGACGAGACCGAGCGCGTCGTCGAGGCCCTGCGCGCCCGCTTCACCGACCTGATCACCCCCGGCGACGACATCTGCTACGCCAGCCAGAACAGGCAGAACGCCGTCAAGGACCTCGCACGCGACAACGACCTGGTCCTGATCGTCGGCTCGCACAACTCCAGCAACTCGCTGCGCATGGTCGAGGTGGCCCGCGATCACGGCGCCGCCGCCCATCTGGTGCCCGACGAACAGCACCTCGACGCGGCCTGGCTGGAGGACGTGTCGTCGGTCGGCATCAGTGCCGGGGCCAGTGCCCCGGAGATCCTCGTCGACGGGCTCGTCGCCCGGCTCGCCGAACTCGGCTTCGACCGGGTCGAGCTCCAGCGGGGCATCGCCGAGGACGTCGTGTTCTCCATGCCCGGCCGGCTGGCCGACCCGGTCACCGGCCGCGTCCCGCAGACACCGCTGGCCGGCGAGGTCTCGCCCGCACCCGGTGGGGCGCGATGA